One Pseudomonas sp. MH9.2 DNA segment encodes these proteins:
- a CDS encoding AraC family transcriptional regulator, translating to MQSLLLNEKSMVFERADPYAVSEYVNQHVGSHCIRLPATSRPQASLNHTKFASLDLCRISYGASVHVTSPALETIYHLQILLRGQCLSKSYGQEHYFAPGELLLINPDDPVDLMYSADCEKFILKLPLPLLDLTCAELRWHKPSEGIRFASNRHKLAELDGFMSLLGLVCQEAETDLVLPRVREHYTQIIASKLLSLLGTNVNRETLDVQSAPFERLAQYIAQNLKQDITVESLAQLSHMNIRSLYALFERHAGTTPMNYIRSKKLERIQASLSDPSQGVRNLTEIALDYGFLHLGRFAEYYKNQFGELPSVTLKRR from the coding sequence ATGCAAAGCCTTCTGCTTAACGAAAAGAGCATGGTGTTTGAGCGCGCCGACCCTTACGCGGTGTCGGAATACGTCAATCAGCATGTCGGTTCCCACTGCATCCGGCTGCCTGCAACATCAAGACCGCAGGCCAGTCTGAATCACACTAAGTTCGCCAGTCTCGACCTGTGCCGTATCAGTTATGGCGCCAGTGTTCACGTGACGTCTCCCGCGCTTGAAACTATCTATCACTTGCAAATTCTACTGCGGGGTCAGTGCCTGTCCAAATCCTATGGGCAGGAGCATTACTTCGCGCCGGGCGAGTTACTGTTGATTAACCCGGACGATCCGGTGGACCTGATGTATTCCGCCGATTGCGAAAAATTCATTCTCAAGTTGCCGCTGCCTTTGCTCGACCTGACCTGCGCCGAGTTACGCTGGCATAAGCCCAGCGAAGGCATTCGTTTTGCCTCCAATCGCCATAAGCTGGCCGAACTCGATGGTTTTATGAGCCTGTTGGGATTGGTCTGTCAGGAAGCGGAAACGGACTTGGTGTTGCCTCGGGTTCGTGAGCATTACACCCAGATCATTGCGAGCAAACTGCTCTCGCTGCTGGGCACCAACGTCAACCGTGAGACGCTTGACGTGCAGTCCGCGCCATTCGAACGACTGGCCCAGTACATTGCGCAGAACCTCAAGCAAGACATCACCGTCGAGTCACTCGCGCAGTTGAGCCACATGAACATTCGTTCGCTGTATGCGCTGTTCGAACGCCATGCCGGTACCACCCCGATGAACTACATCCGCAGCAAAAAGCTCGAACGCATTCAGGCCAGTTTGTCTGACCCGAGCCAGGGCGTGCGCAACCTGACCGAAATCGCTCTGGATTACGGCTTCCTCCATCTGGGCCGCTTCGCCGAGTACTACAAGAATCAATTTGGTGAATTGCCGTCGGTGACGTTGAAACGCCGCTGA
- a CDS encoding nucleoside-diphosphate sugar epimerase/dehydratase: MTRIRTFLLALPRHQKRLIQVVADLFLVWGAMWLAFVVRLGFDEMVNPIAHHLWLFLAAPVVAIPLFVRFGMYRAVMRYFGNDALIAIVKAVSLSSLILGVVVYWYSNHENVIPRSIIFNYWWLSLIMIGGLRLGMRQYFLGDWFAAAQHVPFTNRDNGLPRVAIYGAGAAGNQLVAALRMGRIMRPVAFIDDDPSIVDRVISGLHVYKPRNIQRMIEATGAQEVLLAIPSSSRTRRREILGFLEKFPLHVRSVPGFMDLTSGRVKVDDIQEVDIADLLGRDAVPAQEHLLERCISGQSVLVTGAGGSIGSELCRQILMLKPTTLLLFEHSEFNLYTILSELEQRVTRESLPVRVLPILGSVRNESKLVDVMKTWNIDTVYHAAAYKHVPMVEHNIAEGVLNNVIGTLNTAQAALKAGVANFVLISTDKAVRPTNVMGSTKRLAELTLQALSRESAAVMFGDKSNVSRVNKTRFTMVRFGNVLGSSGSVIPLFHKQIKSGGPITVTHPKITRYFMTIPEAAQLVIQAGSMGLGGDVFVLDMGEPVKIVELAEKMVHLSGLSIRSEKNPHGDIAIEFTGLRPGEKLYEELLIGDNATATGHPMIMSAHEDYLQWDVLKQKLSELVFAVNEDDYTKVRQLLRETVSGYAPDGEIVDWIYQKRRLEP; the protein is encoded by the coding sequence ATGACCCGGATTCGGACGTTTTTGTTGGCGTTGCCACGTCATCAAAAACGCCTGATACAAGTGGTAGCGGATCTCTTTTTGGTCTGGGGCGCGATGTGGTTGGCGTTTGTGGTTCGTCTTGGCTTTGACGAGATGGTGAATCCGATAGCTCATCACCTGTGGCTGTTTCTGGCTGCTCCCGTCGTAGCAATCCCTCTCTTCGTCCGTTTTGGCATGTATCGGGCGGTCATGCGCTATTTCGGTAACGATGCTCTGATTGCGATAGTCAAGGCGGTGAGTCTTTCGTCGCTGATTCTGGGTGTGGTAGTTTATTGGTACAGCAACCATGAGAATGTCATTCCTCGCTCGATTATCTTCAACTACTGGTGGTTGAGTTTGATCATGATCGGCGGGCTGCGTTTGGGCATGCGCCAGTACTTTCTCGGCGATTGGTTCGCTGCAGCGCAACATGTCCCGTTTACCAATCGTGACAATGGTCTTCCCCGCGTGGCGATATATGGCGCAGGTGCGGCGGGTAATCAGTTGGTCGCAGCGTTGCGTATGGGCCGTATAATGCGACCGGTCGCGTTCATTGATGATGATCCGAGTATTGTTGACAGAGTAATCTCTGGACTACACGTCTATAAGCCGCGGAACATCCAACGGATGATTGAAGCAACAGGCGCCCAAGAGGTGTTGTTGGCGATTCCATCTTCGAGTCGTACTCGGCGTCGGGAGATACTTGGGTTTCTCGAGAAATTTCCGCTGCATGTCCGAAGCGTTCCAGGGTTTATGGATCTGACTAGTGGTCGGGTCAAGGTCGACGATATTCAGGAAGTCGATATCGCTGACCTTCTCGGGCGTGATGCTGTACCGGCGCAGGAACACTTGTTGGAGCGATGCATTTCTGGCCAGTCAGTTTTGGTGACTGGAGCGGGCGGCTCAATTGGGTCTGAGTTGTGCCGGCAGATTCTAATGCTCAAGCCGACAACCCTACTGTTGTTTGAGCACAGCGAATTCAACCTCTACACCATCTTGTCGGAGCTTGAACAGCGTGTAACGCGCGAGTCTTTGCCGGTGAGGGTGCTGCCAATTTTAGGCTCTGTGCGTAATGAGTCAAAGTTGGTTGACGTCATGAAGACGTGGAATATAGATACTGTTTACCATGCTGCGGCCTATAAACATGTGCCAATGGTCGAACACAACATCGCAGAAGGTGTCTTGAATAACGTCATTGGCACGCTTAATACTGCTCAGGCAGCGTTAAAAGCAGGCGTTGCGAACTTTGTATTAATCTCCACTGACAAAGCGGTACGGCCCACCAACGTCATGGGCAGTACCAAGCGTTTGGCTGAGTTAACCCTGCAAGCCTTGAGCCGGGAAAGTGCAGCGGTCATGTTCGGCGATAAGAGCAATGTTTCCAGAGTCAACAAAACTCGTTTTACTATGGTGCGTTTCGGCAACGTCTTGGGGTCATCAGGGTCCGTCATACCGCTTTTCCACAAGCAAATAAAGTCAGGCGGGCCGATCACTGTCACCCATCCTAAAATCACCCGTTACTTCATGACCATTCCCGAGGCTGCTCAATTGGTCATCCAGGCTGGCTCGATGGGGTTGGGTGGCGATGTATTCGTGCTCGACATGGGGGAGCCAGTGAAGATCGTTGAGCTAGCGGAGAAGATGGTGCACTTATCAGGCCTTAGTATTCGTTCTGAGAAAAATCCTCATGGCGATATTGCCATAGAGTTCACTGGGCTGCGTCCTGGAGAAAAGTTATACGAGGAGTTGCTGATTGGTGATAACGCCACTGCCACCGGACATCCGATGATTATGAGCGCCCATGAAGATTACCTTCAATGGGATGTACTCAAGCAAAAGCTATCGGAACTGGTCTTCGCCGTTAATGAGGACGACTACACCAAGGTCCGACAGTTACTACGGGAAACTGTGAGTGGTTATGCGCCAGACGGTGAAATTGTTGACTGGATATATCAAAAGCGGCGCCTGGAGCCATAA
- a CDS encoding glycosyltransferase produces the protein MQPRFLVLLAAYNGMKWISEQVESILSQQNVSVTLLISVDSSTDGTEQWVAEMATRDTRVIALPFGEKFGGAARNFFRLIKDASSADFDYFSLADQDDIWHPDKFSRAVHVINSQRVDGYSGDVTAFWPDGRTNAIVKSQPQVSYDFLFEAAGPGCTYVFTRDLFIELQNHVVGHFAGVQEVTLHDWYFYAFSRAKGYRWHIDNVPGMQYRQHASNQVGVNRGIKAFRSRLSQVFDGWYLNQAVRIANLVGVSDQPFVRDWINLGRIQLLRLALNSSRCRRRPRDKLVFAGLCLALALVKHKK, from the coding sequence ATGCAGCCGCGTTTTTTGGTACTGCTAGCCGCTTACAACGGCATGAAATGGATTTCAGAGCAGGTTGAATCAATTCTTTCTCAGCAGAATGTATCTGTCACGTTGCTGATCAGTGTCGACAGTTCCACTGACGGTACAGAGCAGTGGGTCGCTGAGATGGCAACGCGTGACACGAGAGTGATCGCATTACCGTTTGGAGAAAAATTCGGCGGGGCAGCGCGCAATTTTTTCCGCCTTATCAAAGACGCATCTTCAGCAGACTTTGACTATTTTTCATTGGCAGATCAGGACGATATCTGGCATCCGGACAAATTCAGCCGTGCCGTGCACGTGATCAACTCGCAACGAGTAGACGGCTATTCCGGTGATGTGACCGCGTTCTGGCCCGATGGGCGTACTAATGCAATCGTCAAGTCGCAACCACAAGTTTCTTATGATTTTCTATTTGAAGCCGCCGGCCCGGGATGTACGTATGTGTTCACTCGAGATTTGTTTATCGAACTGCAGAACCACGTCGTAGGTCACTTTGCAGGGGTGCAGGAGGTAACCCTCCATGATTGGTATTTCTACGCCTTCAGTCGAGCAAAGGGCTATCGTTGGCACATCGATAATGTTCCGGGCATGCAGTACCGGCAGCACGCAAGCAATCAAGTTGGCGTCAATCGTGGTATCAAGGCTTTCAGGTCTCGTTTGTCGCAAGTGTTCGACGGTTGGTATTTAAATCAGGCCGTGCGAATCGCTAATTTGGTAGGTGTGTCTGATCAGCCTTTCGTCCGGGACTGGATCAATCTGGGTCGTATTCAATTATTGCGCTTGGCGTTGAACAGTTCCCGATGTCGCAGACGGCCGAGAGACAAGCTTGTGTTTGCTGGTCTTTGTCTTGCACTCGCTTTGGTGAAACATAAGAAATGA
- a CDS encoding prolipoprotein diacylglyceryl transferase family protein, giving the protein MLSFSIGPFALAMNHVLLIAALGLATLVGWRVAKRGGINPESALFSLFVLGLLVARLGFVIAYWPQFREELWQIVDIRDGGFLIWPGVLAVILGGLWRGWRQHALRRPLGLGLSSGLLFWLLATMGLNIYQESARLPQLTLRNAAGESVQLADYTGKPLVINLWATWCPPCRREMPVLQKAQAEREDVVFLFVNQAESQQTVTGFIADQGLHLRNVLFDGSGKLAQSVGSMALPTTIFYTADGRLRGSHLGELSNASLARYLDNVDSDAPSSYSRTAP; this is encoded by the coding sequence ATGTTGAGTTTCTCGATTGGCCCCTTCGCCCTCGCGATGAACCACGTGCTGCTGATCGCCGCTCTGGGGTTGGCAACCCTGGTCGGCTGGCGAGTCGCCAAGCGTGGCGGGATCAATCCCGAGTCAGCGCTCTTTAGCCTGTTCGTGCTCGGTCTACTCGTCGCTCGGCTGGGGTTTGTAATCGCTTACTGGCCACAGTTCCGCGAAGAACTCTGGCAGATCGTCGACATTCGCGACGGTGGTTTTCTGATCTGGCCCGGCGTGCTCGCAGTGATACTGGGCGGCCTTTGGCGCGGCTGGCGTCAGCACGCGTTGCGCCGACCGCTGGGGTTGGGCTTGAGCAGCGGCTTGCTGTTCTGGTTGCTGGCAACCATGGGCCTGAACATCTACCAGGAAAGCGCGCGCCTGCCTCAGCTGACCTTGCGCAATGCCGCCGGAGAATCGGTGCAGTTGGCCGATTACACAGGCAAACCGTTGGTAATCAACCTGTGGGCAACGTGGTGCCCCCCGTGTCGCCGGGAAATGCCGGTGCTGCAAAAGGCGCAGGCAGAACGTGAGGACGTGGTCTTCCTGTTCGTTAACCAAGCCGAAAGCCAGCAGACCGTCACCGGTTTTATCGCCGACCAAGGCCTGCATCTGCGTAACGTGTTGTTCGATGGCAGCGGCAAACTGGCGCAAAGCGTCGGCTCCATGGCCCTGCCCACCACCATTTTCTATACCGCCGATGGCCGTCTGCGCGGCAGCCACCTCGGCGAATTGTCCAACGCCAGCCTGGCGCGTTACCTCGATAACGTCGACAGCGATGCACCCTCTTCATACTCAAGGACTGCCCCATGA
- the dsbG gene encoding thiol:disulfide interchange protein DsbG, producing MTLPRHFLAVSISLLALQSSLLHAETWPEPIRAMEAKGARIVGSFDAPDGLRGYAAEYQNQGMAFYLTADGKHVLAGNLYDEKGKDLSKAPLDKLVYAPMAKEVWNKMENSTWIADGSKTAPRVVYLFSDPNCPYCNMFWEQARPWVKAGKVQLRHIMVGIIREDSAAKSATLLADKSPEVALNAHESAGKGSPLKPLATIPKDIQTKLDANLQLMTDLGLSATPAIFYLDDQGHLQQQQGAPSPETLNKIMGPK from the coding sequence ATGACACTACCCCGTCACTTTTTAGCCGTCTCCATCAGTCTGCTCGCCCTGCAAAGCTCGCTGCTGCATGCCGAAACATGGCCCGAACCGATCCGGGCGATGGAAGCCAAGGGCGCGCGCATCGTCGGCAGTTTCGATGCCCCGGATGGCCTGCGCGGGTATGCCGCCGAGTATCAGAATCAAGGCATGGCGTTCTACCTGACAGCGGATGGCAAACATGTGCTGGCCGGCAATCTGTATGACGAAAAAGGCAAGGACTTGAGCAAGGCGCCGCTGGACAAGCTGGTGTATGCGCCGATGGCGAAAGAAGTCTGGAACAAGATGGAGAACAGCACCTGGATCGCCGACGGCAGCAAGACCGCACCCCGAGTGGTCTACCTATTCAGCGACCCGAATTGCCCCTACTGCAACATGTTCTGGGAACAGGCACGGCCGTGGGTCAAGGCCGGCAAAGTGCAGTTGCGGCACATCATGGTCGGTATCATCCGCGAAGACAGCGCCGCCAAATCCGCCACGCTCCTGGCCGACAAATCCCCCGAAGTCGCGCTGAACGCTCACGAAAGCGCTGGCAAAGGCAGCCCGCTCAAACCCCTGGCAACCATCCCGAAAGATATCCAGACCAAGCTCGACGCCAACCTGCAATTAATGACCGATCTGGGCCTGTCCGCCACCCCGGCCATCTTCTACCTCGACGACCAAGGCCACCTGCAACAGCAACAAGGCGCACCATCGCCCGAGACCTTGAACAAAATAATGGGCCCCAAATAA
- the tnpB gene encoding IS66 family insertion sequence element accessory protein TnpB (TnpB, as the term is used for proteins encoded by IS66 family insertion elements, is considered an accessory protein, since TnpC, encoded by a neighboring gene, is a DDE family transposase.) codes for MDFRKSIDGLAALVELGINVAMFAPVLFVFLSSHHNRVKILYWQRNGFFFWLKRL; via the coding sequence GTGGACTTCCGAAAATCCATCGACGGCTTGGCTGCGCTGGTGGAGCTGGGTATCAACGTTGCCATGTTCGCCCCGGTGCTTTTCGTTTTTCTGAGTAGCCACCATAACCGGGTGAAAATCCTCTACTGGCAGCGCAACGGCTTCTTTTTTTGGCTCAAGCGCCTGTAG
- a CDS encoding SDR family oxidoreductase, which yields MKTKLLITGSTGFVGRQLVAHLREDPASDIRMLVRRLPEKAPAPDDFVVVADFAEIDALHPALKDIQVVVHLASRVHIMNDSDPDPLEAFRRVNVGHTLQLARSAAAAGVKRFVFVSSVKVNGEGTAPGQAYRESDTPAPADPYGISKMEAEKGLKTIASQTGLQVVIIRPVLVYGPGVKANFENMMKWLCKGVPLPFGSLNNKRSLVALDNLVSFIKVCAEHPAAADQTFLISDGQDVSTTELLQRLGSALHSPARLLPVPARLLALGAGLFGKNSLSQRLCGSLQVDIHKARSLLGWQPVVTVDEGLKKTADYFLNERVK from the coding sequence ATGAAAACCAAATTATTGATCACCGGCAGTACTGGATTTGTCGGCAGGCAGCTGGTTGCTCACCTGCGCGAAGATCCTGCATCAGATATCCGAATGCTGGTGCGGCGCCTCCCTGAGAAGGCACCAGCACCTGACGATTTCGTCGTGGTCGCCGATTTTGCAGAGATCGACGCTTTACACCCTGCATTGAAAGACATCCAGGTTGTCGTGCATTTGGCCTCTCGCGTTCACATCATGAACGATAGCGACCCCGACCCTCTCGAGGCTTTTCGACGTGTAAATGTTGGGCATACGCTCCAGTTGGCGCGCAGTGCAGCAGCAGCTGGTGTGAAGCGATTCGTGTTTGTAAGTTCGGTAAAGGTAAACGGTGAAGGGACCGCGCCAGGCCAGGCTTATCGTGAATCCGATACCCCGGCACCCGCTGATCCGTACGGCATTTCCAAAATGGAAGCGGAAAAGGGTTTGAAAACCATCGCCTCGCAGACGGGGTTGCAAGTCGTCATCATTCGTCCGGTCTTGGTATACGGGCCAGGGGTCAAAGCTAACTTCGAGAACATGATGAAATGGCTGTGTAAAGGCGTTCCTTTACCCTTTGGTTCGCTGAACAATAAACGCAGCCTAGTGGCGCTAGATAATCTGGTCAGCTTCATCAAGGTATGCGCTGAGCATCCTGCGGCCGCTGACCAGACTTTTCTGATCAGCGACGGGCAAGACGTATCGACTACCGAGCTGCTTCAGAGGTTGGGCAGTGCTTTGCACTCTCCAGCACGATTGTTGCCTGTTCCCGCTCGTTTACTTGCTCTAGGAGCGGGGCTTTTTGGGAAAAACTCATTGTCCCAGCGTTTGTGCGGATCGCTGCAGGTTGATATCCATAAGGCCCGTTCATTGTTGGGTTGGCAACCTGTGGTCACTGTGGACGAAGGTTTGAAAAAGACCGCCGACTACTTCTTGAATGAGCGTGTTAAATGA
- a CDS encoding TetR/AcrR family transcriptional regulator, which translates to MRYSEDHKAQTHQRIVNEASARFRRDGIGATGLQPLMKALGMTHGGFYAHFKSKDDLVEQSLRKAADDVTVRCNGLFAEENPLAAFIDSYLSSEHRASPDTGCPLPTMSAELGQRGQASPTTDECIQSRLKSIENTLPDQTNASEQSIVMLSTLVGALLLSRSANDPALSDRILDTTREWLKQQATA; encoded by the coding sequence ATGCGCTACTCGGAAGACCATAAAGCCCAAACTCATCAACGGATCGTCAACGAAGCGTCTGCGCGCTTTCGGCGTGATGGCATCGGCGCAACAGGCCTGCAACCGCTGATGAAAGCCCTGGGCATGACCCATGGCGGCTTTTATGCTCACTTCAAATCCAAAGATGACCTGGTTGAACAATCACTGCGCAAAGCTGCCGACGATGTGACTGTTCGTTGCAACGGCCTGTTCGCAGAGGAAAACCCGCTGGCAGCTTTTATAGACAGTTATCTGTCGTCTGAGCATCGCGCATCGCCAGATACAGGCTGCCCGCTGCCGACCATGTCCGCCGAGCTGGGCCAACGCGGACAGGCCAGTCCGACGACCGATGAATGTATCCAGTCCCGGCTCAAATCCATCGAAAACACCCTTCCCGATCAAACCAATGCCAGCGAACAAAGCATCGTCATGCTCTCGACCCTGGTCGGTGCATTGCTACTGTCGCGTAGCGCAAATGACCCCGCGCTATCCGATCGAATCCTCGACACCACGCGTGAGTGGCTGAAACAGCAAGCCACCGCATGA
- a CDS encoding helix-hairpin-helix domain-containing protein encodes MRNSVLSSFLFALFTTASVAVSAAPVAEVSAPVPASAPAMMQAEQGERINLNTADAEMLQRELAGVGEAKAKAIVAYREANGEFTSIDELLEVKGIGKAILEKNRDKVGIN; translated from the coding sequence ATGCGTAATTCTGTCCTCTCGTCCTTCTTGTTTGCCTTGTTCACCACTGCTTCGGTCGCTGTGAGTGCCGCGCCTGTTGCCGAGGTTTCCGCGCCGGTCCCTGCCAGCGCTCCAGCCATGATGCAGGCCGAGCAGGGTGAAAGAATCAATCTCAACACTGCGGATGCCGAGATGCTTCAGCGTGAATTGGCTGGAGTGGGTGAAGCCAAGGCCAAAGCCATCGTGGCTTACCGTGAAGCCAACGGCGAGTTTACGTCGATTGATGAGCTGCTTGAGGTGAAAGGCATCGGCAAAGCGATCCTTGAAAAAAATCGCGACAAGGTCGGCATTAACTAA
- the fabF gene encoding beta-ketoacyl-ACP synthase II, translating to MSERRVVVTGMGLVSPLGCGVEVVWQRLLAGRSGVIRLPEEVVADLPGKVGGVVPLIADDAEAGFDVDAAAPPKEQKKMDRFILYALAAAKEAVAQAGWVADSEEAQERTATIIGSGVGGFSAIAEAVRITDSRGPRRLSPFTIPSFLVNLAAGNVSIQHGFKGPLGAPVTACAAGVQAIGDAARMIRCGEADIAVCGGAEAAIDRVSLGGFAAARALSSAFNDTPERASRPFDRDRDGFVMGEGAGILVIESLEHALARGAKPIVELVGYGTTADAYHLTAGPEDGSGARRSMQAAIRQAGIQPSEIQHLNAHATSTPVGDLGEMAAIKAVFGDQASIAVTSTKSATGHLLGAAGGIEAIFTALAIRDQIAPATLNFDNPDEAAQGLDIVHGAARPMAIEYALSNGFGFGGVNASVLFRRWHD from the coding sequence ATGAGCGAACGCCGAGTTGTAGTGACGGGCATGGGCCTGGTGTCACCTTTGGGCTGTGGCGTGGAGGTGGTGTGGCAACGCTTGTTGGCGGGCCGCTCCGGGGTGATTCGGTTACCGGAAGAGGTGGTGGCCGATTTGCCGGGCAAGGTCGGTGGGGTTGTGCCGTTAATTGCCGATGACGCGGAGGCTGGGTTCGATGTGGACGCTGCTGCGCCTCCTAAAGAGCAGAAGAAGATGGACCGCTTCATTCTGTACGCGCTGGCGGCGGCCAAGGAGGCGGTGGCTCAGGCGGGTTGGGTTGCTGACAGCGAAGAAGCTCAGGAGCGCACGGCGACCATCATTGGTTCTGGCGTGGGGGGGTTCAGTGCGATTGCCGAGGCGGTGAGGATCACGGACAGCCGTGGCCCACGCCGTTTGTCGCCGTTCACGATCCCTTCGTTTCTGGTCAATCTCGCGGCGGGCAATGTTTCGATCCAGCATGGTTTCAAGGGGCCGTTGGGCGCACCCGTGACTGCGTGCGCGGCGGGTGTTCAGGCGATTGGCGATGCAGCGCGGATGATTCGTTGCGGTGAGGCGGATATAGCGGTCTGTGGCGGTGCTGAGGCGGCGATTGATCGCGTGAGCCTTGGCGGATTTGCAGCGGCACGGGCGCTGTCCAGTGCGTTCAATGACACGCCGGAGCGTGCGTCGCGTCCGTTTGATCGTGATCGCGATGGGTTTGTGATGGGGGAGGGCGCAGGGATTTTGGTGATTGAGTCGCTGGAACATGCGTTGGCGCGTGGGGCCAAGCCGATTGTCGAGTTGGTGGGGTATGGCACCACGGCTGATGCCTATCACCTGACCGCCGGGCCGGAAGATGGCAGTGGGGCTCGGCGCTCGATGCAGGCGGCGATTCGTCAGGCGGGGATTCAACCTTCCGAGATCCAGCATCTCAATGCGCACGCCACGTCCACGCCGGTGGGTGACTTGGGTGAGATGGCGGCGATCAAGGCGGTGTTTGGTGATCAGGCGTCGATTGCAGTGACGTCGACCAAGTCAGCCACCGGACATTTACTCGGCGCGGCAGGCGGGATCGAGGCGATTTTTACGGCATTGGCGATTCGCGATCAAATTGCGCCAGCCACCCTCAATTTCGACAATCCCGATGAAGCGGCGCAGGGCCTGGATATTGTCCATGGCGCGGCACGACCGATGGCCATTGAATATGCCTTGTCCAACGGTTTTGGGTTTGGCGGGGTCAATGCGAGCGTACTGTTTCGGCGTTGGCATGATTGA
- a CDS encoding glycosyltransferase family 4 protein codes for MRFWYVLPAIMILSLLLTAVLRRYALRHSIIDIPNARSSHSVPTPRGGGVAIVIAFLLALVLLGVFGIEVWPILTAYLGAGTLIALIGFMDDHGHIAARWRLLGHFLAAAWALFWLGGMPPVSTFGLSIDLGWIGGVLATFYLVWMLNLYNFMDGIDGIASLEAICSCLGLCLIYWLVGQTSAIWAPLLLAMAVGGFLFWNFPPARIFMGDAGSGFLGIILGCLSIQAAWAGSEYFFAWLIMLGVFVVDATFTLTRRLVRGDKVYEAHRSHAYQFASRAYGSHKRVTLAVTGINLVWLLPIAMSVGLHHLDGALGLVLAYIPLVALAFKYKAGQLEASA; via the coding sequence ATGAGATTTTGGTACGTATTGCCTGCCATTATGATTTTATCCTTATTGCTGACGGCAGTCCTCAGGCGTTACGCGCTGCGTCACAGCATTATCGATATCCCTAACGCGCGAAGCTCGCATTCTGTGCCAACACCGAGAGGGGGAGGCGTTGCAATTGTGATCGCCTTTCTGCTCGCGTTGGTGTTGCTTGGTGTTTTTGGTATTGAAGTATGGCCGATTCTTACGGCTTATTTAGGTGCCGGAACGTTAATTGCTCTTATTGGCTTCATGGACGATCACGGGCACATTGCGGCCAGATGGCGATTATTAGGACATTTCCTAGCGGCTGCCTGGGCCTTATTTTGGCTAGGCGGCATGCCGCCCGTCAGCACTTTTGGCTTGAGCATTGACCTCGGTTGGATTGGCGGTGTTCTGGCTACCTTTTATTTGGTCTGGATGCTCAACTTGTATAACTTCATGGACGGTATTGATGGCATTGCCAGTCTTGAAGCGATTTGTAGTTGCCTAGGGCTTTGTCTGATTTACTGGCTGGTGGGGCAGACTAGTGCGATATGGGCGCCGTTGCTGTTGGCGATGGCGGTTGGAGGGTTTCTATTTTGGAACTTTCCGCCAGCAAGGATATTCATGGGGGATGCCGGTAGCGGTTTTCTGGGTATCATTTTGGGTTGCTTGTCTATTCAGGCTGCGTGGGCTGGCTCCGAGTATTTTTTTGCATGGCTGATCATGTTGGGTGTTTTTGTGGTTGACGCCACGTTCACGCTGACTCGTCGTCTGGTTCGGGGCGACAAGGTATACGAAGCTCATCGCAGCCATGCTTATCAATTCGCCTCAAGGGCTTATGGCAGCCACAAACGGGTGACACTTGCCGTCACCGGCATCAACCTGGTGTGGTTACTTCCGATTGCGATGAGCGTAGGCTTGCACCACCTCGACGGCGCATTAGGGTTAGTGCTGGCGTATATTCCTCTTGTTGCGTTGGCCTTCAAATACAAGGCTGGGCAGTTGGAAGCGTCAGCTTGA